From a region of the Mycobacterium sp. SMC-8 genome:
- a CDS encoding NAD(+) synthase, with product MDFYSAYRHGFVRVAACTHHTALADPRGNAESVLRLAQACHDDSVALAVFPELTLSGYSIEDIVMQDALLEAVEDALFEIVTASADLLPVLVIGAPLRFRHRIYNTAVVIHRGRVLGVVPKSYLPNYREFYERRQMAPGDDVRGPIRLGRGDDAVDVPFGPDLLFAASDLPGFVLHVEVCEDMFVPIPPSASAALAGATVLANLSGSPITIGRAEDRCLLARSASARCLAAYVYAAAGEGESTTDLAWDGQTMIWENGECLAQSERFPKGERRSVADVDLELLRSERLRMGTFDDNRRHHSASTDSFRRVEFVLDPPSGDVGLLRHIERFPFVPSDPQRLEQDCYEAYSIQVSGLEQRLRALNYPKIVLGLSGGLDSTHALIVAARAMDREQRPRSDILAYTMPGFATGDRTKGNALRLAEALGVTFAELDIKATAELMLKNMDHPFGRGEKVYDVTFENVQAGLRTDYLFRLANQQGGIVLGTGDLSELALGWSTYGVGDQMSHYNVNGGVPKTLIQHLIRWVISSKQFDDTVNEVLQSVLDTEISPELVPAGEDEEIQSSESKVGPYVLQDFSLFQVLRFGFRPSKVAFLAWHAWSDATRGDWPSGYPEEKRPTYSLKEIRHWLQVFAQRYYSFAQFKRSALPNGPKVSHGGSLSPRGDWRAPSDMSARTWLDEIDREVPTD from the coding sequence ATGGATTTCTACTCCGCGTACCGGCACGGCTTCGTCCGGGTCGCCGCCTGCACGCATCACACGGCGCTCGCCGACCCTCGGGGCAATGCCGAATCCGTGCTGCGACTGGCCCAGGCCTGCCACGACGACAGTGTTGCGCTCGCGGTCTTCCCGGAGCTGACGCTGTCGGGATACTCGATCGAGGACATCGTGATGCAGGATGCCCTGCTCGAGGCCGTCGAGGACGCGCTGTTCGAGATCGTCACCGCGTCGGCCGACCTGTTGCCCGTGTTGGTGATCGGTGCACCGCTGCGCTTTCGGCACCGGATCTACAACACCGCGGTGGTGATCCACCGCGGCCGGGTCCTCGGTGTGGTCCCGAAGTCCTACCTGCCCAACTACCGCGAGTTCTACGAGCGACGGCAGATGGCTCCGGGTGACGACGTGCGCGGGCCGATCAGGCTGGGCAGGGGGGATGACGCTGTCGACGTGCCCTTCGGCCCCGACCTGCTGTTCGCCGCATCCGATCTGCCCGGGTTCGTCCTGCACGTCGAGGTCTGCGAGGACATGTTCGTGCCGATCCCGCCGAGTGCGTCGGCCGCGCTGGCAGGGGCGACGGTGTTGGCCAACCTGTCCGGTAGCCCGATCACCATCGGCCGGGCTGAGGACCGCTGCCTGCTGGCCCGATCCGCGTCGGCCCGGTGCCTGGCCGCCTATGTGTACGCCGCGGCCGGCGAAGGTGAGTCCACAACCGATCTCGCGTGGGACGGGCAGACGATGATCTGGGAGAACGGTGAATGCCTGGCCCAGTCGGAACGCTTCCCGAAAGGTGAGCGACGGTCGGTCGCCGACGTCGATCTCGAACTTCTTCGCTCCGAACGCCTTCGGATGGGCACTTTCGACGACAACCGCAGGCACCACAGCGCGAGCACCGATTCGTTCCGGCGTGTGGAGTTCGTCCTGGACCCGCCCAGCGGCGACGTCGGGCTTCTGCGGCACATCGAGCGGTTCCCGTTCGTGCCGTCGGATCCGCAACGGCTGGAACAGGACTGCTACGAGGCCTACAGCATCCAGGTGTCCGGTCTGGAGCAGCGCTTGCGGGCGCTGAACTATCCCAAGATCGTGCTCGGGCTGTCCGGTGGTCTGGACTCGACCCATGCGCTCATCGTCGCGGCGCGGGCGATGGACCGGGAACAGCGGCCGCGTAGCGACATTCTGGCTTACACGATGCCCGGGTTCGCCACCGGAGACCGGACCAAAGGCAACGCGCTGCGGTTGGCCGAGGCGCTGGGCGTGACGTTCGCCGAACTGGACATCAAGGCGACCGCCGAGTTGATGCTCAAGAACATGGACCATCCGTTCGGACGCGGGGAGAAGGTCTACGACGTCACGTTCGAGAACGTGCAGGCCGGCCTGCGCACCGACTACCTGTTCCGGTTGGCCAACCAGCAGGGCGGTATCGTGCTGGGCACCGGGGATCTGTCCGAACTGGCACTGGGCTGGTCGACGTACGGTGTCGGCGATCAGATGTCGCATTACAACGTCAACGGCGGGGTCCCGAAAACATTGATCCAGCATCTGATTCGGTGGGTGATCTCGTCGAAGCAGTTCGATGACACCGTCAACGAGGTGCTGCAGTCGGTGCTTGACACCGAGATCTCCCCGGAGCTGGTGCCCGCGGGTGAGGACGAGGAAATCCAGAGCAGCGAATCCAAGGTCGGACCCTATGTGCTGCAAGACTTCTCGTTGTTCCAGGTGCTGCGGTTCGGGTTCCGGCCGTCAAAGGTCGCGTTCCTGGCCTGGCATGCGTGGAGCGATGCCACCCGCGGTGACTGGCCGTCGGGATATCCCGAGGAAAAGCGTCCGACATACTCGCTGAAGGAGATCCGGCACTGGCTGCAGGTATTCGCCCAGCGGTACTACTCGTTCGCGCAGTTCAAGCGCTCCGCGCTGCCCAACGGGCCCAAGGTCTCCCACGGCGGGTCGCTGTCGCCGCGCGGGGACTGGCGTGCCCCGTCGGACATGTCGGCCCGCACCTGGCTCGACGAGATCGACCGCGAGGTTCCTACCGACTGA
- a CDS encoding NAD-dependent protein deacetylase, with protein MEAPELVALLQDRRVAVLTGAGMSTDSGIPDYRGPDSPPSNPMTIRQFTSDPEFRQRYWARNHLGWRHMDQTLPNAGHRALAALERAGVVTGVITQNVDLLHSKAGSENVIDLHGSYARVICLDCRHTMTRAALADLLDDANPGFAERAAALGGIAVAPDADAVVADTASFQVVDCPRCAGMLKPDIVYFGESVPKERVVQAFSIVDGAEALLVAGSSLTVYSGYRFVRHAAASGTPIAIVNRGPTRGDDLADVKIDNGCSPMLALLVDELTGRSDGHQVIGVHGGSAHLGG; from the coding sequence GTGGAGGCCCCCGAACTCGTCGCGTTACTGCAGGACCGGCGTGTCGCGGTGCTCACCGGTGCGGGCATGTCGACCGATTCGGGGATCCCCGACTACCGCGGCCCGGACTCGCCGCCGAGCAATCCGATGACCATCCGGCAGTTCACCTCCGATCCTGAGTTCCGGCAGCGGTACTGGGCGCGCAACCACCTCGGATGGCGGCATATGGACCAGACGCTGCCCAACGCCGGGCACCGTGCGCTGGCCGCGCTGGAACGTGCCGGGGTGGTGACCGGCGTGATCACCCAGAATGTCGACCTGCTGCACTCCAAGGCGGGCAGCGAGAACGTCATCGATCTGCACGGTTCCTACGCTCGGGTGATCTGTCTGGACTGCAGGCACACCATGACGCGCGCGGCGCTGGCCGACCTTCTCGACGACGCCAACCCGGGTTTCGCCGAGAGGGCCGCGGCTCTCGGCGGAATCGCGGTGGCCCCCGACGCCGACGCGGTGGTCGCCGACACCGCCTCCTTCCAGGTGGTGGACTGCCCGCGCTGCGCCGGCATGCTCAAGCCGGACATTGTCTACTTCGGTGAAAGCGTTCCGAAAGAGCGTGTTGTGCAAGCATTCTCGATTGTCGACGGAGCCGAGGCGCTGCTGGTCGCCGGGTCGTCGCTGACGGTGTACTCCGGCTACCGGTTCGTCCGGCATGCCGCTGCCTCCGGGACGCCGATCGCGATCGTCAACCGGGGACCAACCCGCGGCGACGACCTCGCCGACGTCAAGATCGACAACGGGTGTTCGCCGATGCTGGCGCTGCTCGTCGACGAGCTGACCGGACGCTCAGACGGCCACCAGGTCATCGGCGTGCACGGCGGGTCTGCGCATCTCGGCGGGTAG
- the proB gene encoding glutamate 5-kinase, with product MSAHREAIRTARSVVVKIGTTALTTSSGVFDTNRLQNLADAIEARMKAGSDVVIVSSGAIAAGIEPLGLTKRPTDLATKQAAASVGQVALINCWSAAFGHYGRTVGQVLLTAHDISMRVQHTNAQRTLDRLRALHAVAIVNENDTVATNEIRFGDNDRLSALVAHLVGADALILLSDIDGLYDGDPRKAPADNPARFIPEVAGPDDLEGVTAGRGSHLGTGGMVSKLSSALLAADAGVPVLLAAASDADAALQDASVGTVFAPRSERMSARRFWVRYAAEASGTLTLDEGAVNAVVRQRRSLLPAGITAVSGRFYGGDVVELRDKDAAMVARGVVAYDAAELATMLGRSTSDLPAEMRRPAVHADDLVAV from the coding sequence ATGAGCGCGCACCGGGAAGCGATCCGGACGGCACGCTCAGTGGTGGTCAAGATCGGCACCACCGCGTTGACGACGTCTTCGGGGGTGTTCGACACCAACCGGCTGCAGAACCTGGCCGACGCCATCGAAGCGCGGATGAAGGCCGGCTCGGACGTGGTGATCGTGTCTTCGGGCGCCATCGCAGCCGGCATCGAGCCGCTCGGACTCACCAAGCGGCCCACCGATCTGGCGACGAAGCAAGCCGCAGCCAGCGTGGGTCAGGTGGCGCTGATCAACTGCTGGAGCGCGGCGTTCGGGCATTACGGCCGCACCGTGGGCCAGGTACTGCTGACCGCCCACGACATCTCGATGCGGGTGCAGCACACCAACGCCCAGCGCACCCTGGACCGGTTGCGGGCGTTGCACGCGGTGGCGATCGTCAACGAGAACGACACCGTGGCCACCAACGAGATCCGGTTCGGCGACAACGACCGGCTGTCGGCCCTGGTCGCCCACCTGGTGGGCGCTGATGCGTTGATCCTGCTGTCCGACATCGACGGCCTTTATGACGGCGATCCCCGCAAGGCGCCCGCAGACAATCCGGCACGGTTCATCCCGGAAGTGGCCGGACCCGACGACCTGGAAGGGGTGACCGCCGGCCGCGGCAGCCACCTCGGCACCGGCGGTATGGTCTCGAAGCTGTCCTCGGCGCTGCTGGCGGCCGACGCCGGCGTCCCGGTGCTGCTGGCCGCCGCCTCGGATGCCGACGCCGCGCTGCAGGACGCGTCGGTGGGCACAGTGTTCGCCCCGCGCTCAGAACGCATGTCCGCGCGTAGGTTCTGGGTGCGCTACGCCGCCGAAGCCTCTGGGACACTGACCCTGGACGAGGGCGCCGTCAATGCCGTGGTGCGGCAGCGGCGCTCACTTCTTCCCGCCGGGATCACCGCGGTGTCGGGCCGGTTCTACGGCGGTGACGTCGTCGAGCTGCGCGACAAGGACGCCGCGATGGTCGCTCGCGGCGTGGTCGCCTATGACGCCGCGGAACTGGCGACGATGCTCGGCCGGTCCACGTCGGACCTACCCGCCGAGATGCGCAGACCCGCCGTGCACGCCGATGACCTGGTGGCCGTCTGA
- the obgE gene encoding GTPase ObgE, with the protein MPRFIDRVVIHARAGNGGNGCASVHREKFKPLGGPDGGNGGRGGSIVFVVDPQVHTLLDFHFHPHVAAPNGKQGAGSNRDGAAGADLEVKVPDGTVVLDEHGQILADLVGAGTRFEAAAGGRGGLGNAALASRARKAPGFALLGEKGEARDLTLELKTVADVGLVGFPSAGKSSLVSAISAAKPKIADYPFTTLAPNLGVVSAGEHTYTVADVPGLIPGASEGRGLGLDFLRHIERCAVLVHVVDCATLEPGRDPVSDIEALEAEIAAYTPTLQGDSTLGDLAQRPRAVVLNKIDVPDARELADFVRQDITEKFGWPVFEISTVSREGLRPLTFALWDMVSSYRASQPAVVPRRPVIRPIPVDETAFSVEPDGQGGFVVKGTRPQRWVAQTNFDNDEAVGYLGDRLARLGVEDELLKLGARPGCAVTIGDMTFDWEPQTPAGVDVPLTGRGTDVRLEQSDRVSADERKAARKARRQSGDVDE; encoded by the coding sequence ATGCCCCGGTTCATCGACCGCGTCGTCATTCACGCGCGGGCGGGTAACGGCGGCAACGGCTGCGCCTCGGTCCATCGCGAGAAGTTCAAACCTCTCGGCGGTCCGGACGGCGGCAACGGCGGTCGCGGCGGCAGCATCGTGTTCGTCGTCGACCCGCAGGTGCACACCCTGCTCGACTTCCATTTCCATCCCCACGTGGCCGCACCCAACGGCAAACAGGGCGCGGGCAGTAACCGCGACGGTGCCGCGGGCGCCGACCTCGAGGTGAAGGTCCCCGACGGGACCGTCGTGCTCGACGAGCACGGCCAGATCCTGGCTGACCTGGTCGGCGCCGGCACCCGCTTCGAGGCCGCCGCCGGTGGTCGCGGGGGCCTCGGCAATGCCGCACTCGCCTCCCGTGCCCGCAAGGCGCCCGGTTTCGCGTTGCTCGGCGAGAAGGGCGAGGCCCGTGACCTCACCCTGGAGCTCAAGACCGTCGCCGATGTGGGCCTGGTCGGCTTTCCGTCGGCGGGCAAGTCCTCGCTGGTGTCGGCGATCTCAGCTGCCAAACCCAAGATCGCCGACTACCCGTTCACCACGCTGGCGCCCAATCTCGGGGTGGTGTCGGCGGGTGAGCACACCTACACCGTCGCCGACGTGCCGGGGCTGATCCCGGGCGCCTCGGAGGGTCGCGGCCTCGGGCTGGATTTCCTGCGCCACATCGAACGCTGCGCTGTGCTGGTGCATGTCGTCGACTGCGCAACCCTGGAGCCGGGCCGTGATCCGGTGTCCGACATCGAGGCGCTGGAGGCCGAGATCGCGGCGTATACGCCAACGCTGCAGGGCGATTCGACGCTCGGTGACCTCGCCCAACGCCCACGGGCGGTGGTGCTGAACAAGATCGATGTTCCCGACGCCCGGGAGCTGGCCGACTTCGTCCGCCAGGACATCACCGAGAAGTTCGGCTGGCCGGTGTTCGAGATCTCGACCGTCAGCCGGGAAGGGTTGCGACCCTTGACCTTCGCGTTGTGGGACATGGTGTCCTCGTATCGGGCCAGCCAGCCGGCCGTGGTGCCGCGCCGCCCGGTGATCCGACCGATCCCGGTCGACGAGACGGCGTTCTCGGTCGAACCCGACGGTCAGGGCGGCTTCGTGGTCAAGGGCACCCGGCCGCAACGCTGGGTCGCGCAGACCAATTTCGACAACGACGAGGCCGTCGGCTATCTCGGCGACCGGTTGGCGCGGCTCGGCGTCGAGGACGAGTTGCTCAAGCTCGGCGCCCGGCCCGGCTGCGCGGTGACCATCGGCGACATGACCTTCGACTGGGAGCCGCAGACCCCGGCCGGTGTCGACGTGCCGCTGACCGGCCGCGGCACCGATGTACGACTGGAACAGAGCGACCGGGTCTCGGCCGACGAACGCAAGGCGGCACGGAAGGCGCGCCGCCAGAGTGGCGATGTAGACGAATGA
- the rpmA gene encoding 50S ribosomal protein L27 produces the protein MAHKKGASSSRNGRDSAAQRLGVKRFGGQVVKAGEILVRQRGTHFHPGVNVGRGGDDTLFATAPGAVEFGSKRGRKTVNVVRVTRTSSDVAAGAAPEA, from the coding sequence ATGGCACACAAGAAGGGCGCTTCCAGCTCACGCAACGGTCGCGACTCAGCCGCCCAGCGGCTCGGCGTGAAGCGGTTCGGCGGGCAGGTCGTCAAGGCCGGGGAAATCCTGGTGCGGCAGCGGGGCACTCATTTCCACCCCGGCGTGAACGTCGGCCGTGGCGGCGACGACACGCTGTTCGCGACCGCTCCCGGCGCTGTCGAGTTCGGCAGCAAGCGCGGCCGCAAGACCGTCAACGTCGTTCGCGTCACCCGCACGTCGTCCGATGTCGCCGCCGGAGCGGCTCCCGAGGCCTGA
- the rplU gene encoding 50S ribosomal protein L21: MAAKTATYAIVKTGGKQYKVAAGDVVKVEKLDVEPGATVSLPVALVVDGANVTTDAAALEKVAVTGEVLEHTKGPKIRIHKFKNKTGYHKRQGHRQQLTVLKVTGIK; encoded by the coding sequence ATGGCAGCCAAAACAGCCACGTACGCGATCGTCAAGACCGGTGGCAAGCAGTACAAAGTCGCGGCCGGTGACGTGGTCAAGGTGGAGAAGCTCGACGTCGAGCCGGGCGCCACGGTGTCGCTGCCCGTCGCCCTGGTCGTCGACGGTGCGAACGTGACCACCGACGCCGCGGCCCTGGAGAAGGTCGCGGTCACCGGTGAAGTCCTCGAGCACACCAAGGGTCCGAAGATCCGCATCCACAAGTTCAAGAACAAGACCGGCTATCACAAGCGCCAGGGTCACCGTCAGCAGCTGACGGTGCTCAAGGTCACCGGCATCAAGTAA
- a CDS encoding Rne/Rng family ribonuclease has product MADNEIFQAPTHDPADEPRLAADASGDTKGAPTPERLRVHSLARVLGTTSKRIIDALIELDGRARSAHSTVGREEADRVREVLAAPEPEVAQAEPAAEAAHPEAVEPEASQPEADEPEASQPEAAAPVAEVARLSEVVEVTEVAQFTGVTEEEPESRLILETPPAPAAEPADYLPLFVAPQPVRFDDHFDDSDDDESDDDTDESESDADGDDDQTDRPAAKRRRRGRRGRGRGRGEQNGDESAGDTESDTDADAEKADSGEDSDDDSSEDDGSSGDGSSRRRRRRRRRKSGSDDDSDTNGSPDDPPNTVVHEREPRKASNRNDKTSSDSEIQGISGSTRLEAKRQRRRDGRDAGRRRPPILSEAEFLARREAVERMMVVRDKVRTEPPHEGARYTQIAVLEDGVVVEHFVTSAASASLVGNIYLGIVQNVLPSMEAAFVDIGRGRNGVLYAGEVNWEAAGLGGAQRKIEQALKPGDYVVVQVSKDPVGHKGARLTTQVSLAGRYLVYVPGASSTGISRKLPDTERQRLKEILREVVPSDAGVIIRTASEGVKEEDIRSDVERLQKRWTEIEAKAAEITGKKAGAAVALYEEPDVLVKVIRDLFNEDFTGLTVAGDEAWKTITDYVNAVAPELLPRMTKYEPASPDAPDVFAVHRIDEQLAKAMDRKVWLPSGGTLVIDRTEAMTVVDVNTGKFTGSGGNLEQTVTRNNLEAAEEIVRQLRLRDIGGIVVIDFIDMVLESNRDLVLRRLTEALARDRTRHQVSEVTSLGLVQLTRKKLGTGLIEAFSTTCSHCAGRGIVLHGDPVDSAATNGSRKAESGGGRRSKRGKRGGRAEQEVQVAKVPAHSPGEHPMFKAMAAANGKHEDDEDDDTAVAPEEVAEIDTEATVAVTRDGNDDELDDDFDEDDTDEDDDTNEDDTDEDDTDEIDLDDDDDEEDDDIDDLDDDSDEDDSDEDDSDEDDSDSGEDEPAAVVVARPAGRHRRRAAARPAGPPSRD; this is encoded by the coding sequence GTGGCCGACAATGAGATTTTTCAGGCACCGACCCACGACCCCGCGGACGAGCCCCGGCTCGCCGCAGATGCGTCCGGGGACACCAAGGGCGCCCCGACGCCGGAACGCCTGAGGGTCCACTCGCTGGCCCGCGTGCTCGGTACCACCAGCAAGCGGATCATCGACGCGCTGATCGAACTCGACGGCCGGGCACGCAGCGCACATTCCACGGTCGGCCGTGAGGAGGCCGACCGCGTCCGCGAGGTGCTGGCCGCCCCCGAACCCGAGGTTGCGCAGGCCGAGCCGGCGGCAGAGGCCGCCCATCCGGAAGCCGTCGAGCCCGAAGCCTCACAGCCGGAAGCCGACGAGCCCGAAGCCTCACAGCCGGAGGCCGCCGCGCCTGTCGCCGAGGTCGCCCGGCTCAGCGAGGTCGTCGAGGTGACGGAGGTCGCCCAGTTCACCGGGGTCACCGAGGAGGAGCCCGAATCGAGGCTGATCCTGGAAACCCCGCCCGCCCCGGCCGCCGAACCCGCCGACTATCTGCCGCTGTTCGTCGCGCCCCAACCCGTGCGCTTTGACGACCACTTCGACGATAGCGACGACGACGAGTCCGACGACGACACCGACGAGTCCGAATCGGACGCCGATGGTGACGACGACCAGACCGACCGCCCCGCCGCCAAACGCCGCAGGCGGGGTCGGCGCGGGCGCGGACGCGGTCGCGGCGAGCAGAACGGCGACGAGTCAGCCGGCGACACCGAATCCGACACCGATGCCGATGCCGAGAAGGCCGACAGCGGCGAAGACTCCGACGACGACAGCAGCGAGGACGACGGGTCCAGCGGGGACGGCTCCAGCCGTCGCCGTCGCCGCCGTCGCCGCCGCAAGTCCGGCTCCGACGACGACAGCGACACCAACGGCTCGCCCGACGACCCGCCCAACACCGTTGTCCACGAGCGTGAGCCGCGGAAGGCGTCGAACCGCAACGACAAGACGTCGTCGGATTCGGAGATCCAGGGCATCAGCGGCTCCACCCGACTGGAGGCCAAGCGTCAGCGCCGCCGGGACGGTCGCGACGCCGGCCGGCGCCGGCCGCCGATCCTGAGCGAAGCGGAGTTCCTGGCCCGCCGCGAGGCCGTCGAACGGATGATGGTGGTCCGCGACAAGGTCCGCACCGAACCGCCGCACGAGGGTGCTCGCTACACCCAGATCGCGGTGCTCGAAGACGGCGTCGTGGTCGAGCACTTCGTGACATCAGCCGCGTCGGCATCTCTCGTCGGCAACATCTACCTGGGCATCGTGCAGAACGTGCTGCCGTCGATGGAGGCGGCGTTCGTCGACATCGGCCGCGGCCGCAACGGTGTGCTCTACGCCGGTGAGGTCAACTGGGAAGCCGCCGGTCTGGGCGGTGCGCAGCGCAAGATCGAACAGGCTCTCAAACCCGGCGACTACGTCGTCGTCCAGGTCAGCAAGGATCCGGTCGGACACAAGGGTGCGCGACTGACCACCCAGGTGTCGCTGGCCGGCCGCTACCTGGTCTACGTCCCGGGTGCGTCCTCGACCGGGATCAGCCGCAAGTTGCCCGACACCGAGCGGCAGCGCCTCAAGGAGATCCTGCGCGAGGTGGTCCCGTCCGACGCGGGTGTGATCATCCGGACCGCATCGGAGGGCGTGAAGGAAGAGGACATCCGCTCCGACGTGGAGCGGCTGCAGAAGCGCTGGACCGAGATCGAGGCCAAGGCCGCCGAGATCACCGGGAAGAAGGCCGGTGCGGCGGTCGCGCTCTACGAAGAGCCCGACGTGCTGGTCAAGGTGATCCGTGACCTGTTCAACGAAGACTTCACCGGGCTGACCGTCGCCGGCGACGAGGCGTGGAAGACCATCACCGACTACGTCAACGCGGTCGCTCCGGAGTTGCTCCCGCGGATGACGAAGTACGAGCCGGCGTCTCCCGACGCCCCCGATGTGTTCGCCGTGCACCGCATCGACGAACAACTGGCCAAGGCGATGGACCGGAAGGTGTGGCTGCCGTCGGGCGGCACCCTGGTCATCGACCGCACCGAGGCCATGACCGTGGTGGACGTCAATACCGGCAAGTTCACCGGATCGGGCGGCAATCTCGAGCAGACCGTGACCCGCAACAACCTCGAAGCCGCCGAGGAGATCGTGCGCCAGCTGCGGCTGCGCGACATCGGCGGCATCGTGGTCATCGACTTCATCGACATGGTGCTGGAGTCCAACCGCGATCTGGTGCTGCGCCGGCTCACCGAGGCCCTGGCCCGTGACCGCACCCGCCACCAGGTGTCGGAGGTGACATCTCTGGGTCTGGTCCAGCTCACCCGCAAGAAGCTCGGTACCGGCCTGATCGAGGCGTTCTCGACCACCTGCAGTCACTGCGCCGGCCGTGGCATCGTGCTGCACGGCGATCCCGTGGACTCGGCCGCCACCAACGGCAGCCGCAAGGCCGAGTCCGGCGGCGGACGCCGAAGCAAGCGCGGCAAGCGCGGCGGTCGTGCCGAGCAGGAGGTCCAGGTCGCCAAGGTGCCGGCGCACTCCCCGGGTGAACACCCGATGTTCAAGGCGATGGCCGCCGCCAACGGCAAGCACGAGGACGACGAGGACGACGACACCGCCGTGGCGCCCGAAGAGGTCGCCGAGATCGACACCGAGGCCACGGTGGCGGTGACGCGCGACGGCAACGACGACGAACTCGATGACGACTTCGACGAGGATGACACCGACGAAGACGACGACACCAACGAGGACGACACCGACGAGGACGACACCGACGAGATCGACCTCGACGACGACGATGACGAAGAGGACGACGACATCGACGACCTCGACGACGACTCGGACGAGGACGACTCCGACGAAGACGACTCCGACGAGGACGACTCCGACTCGGGTGAGGACGAGCCTGCAGCGGTCGTCGTCGCCCGCCCGGCAGGTCGACACCGTCGCCGCGCGGCGGCCCGACCCGCTGGTCCGCCCAGTCGCGACTGA
- the ndk gene encoding nucleoside-diphosphate kinase, whose translation MTERTLVLIKPDGVQRRLIGEVISRVEAKGLSIAALELKNVSDDLARAHYAEHEGKPFFGSLLEFITSGPVVAAVLEGPRAIAAFRQLAGGTDPVEKATPGTIRGDLGLETQYNLVHGSDSPESAAREIELWFPGR comes from the coding sequence GTGACTGAGCGAACTCTCGTCCTGATCAAGCCCGACGGCGTGCAGCGCCGCCTCATCGGAGAGGTCATCAGCCGGGTCGAAGCCAAAGGCCTGAGCATCGCGGCGCTGGAACTGAAGAACGTCAGCGACGACCTCGCCCGCGCGCACTACGCCGAACACGAGGGCAAGCCGTTCTTCGGGTCGCTGCTGGAGTTCATCACATCCGGGCCCGTGGTCGCGGCCGTCCTGGAGGGTCCGCGGGCCATCGCGGCGTTCCGGCAATTGGCCGGCGGCACCGATCCCGTCGAGAAGGCCACCCCCGGCACCATCCGCGGTGACCTGGGCTTGGAGACGCAGTACAACCTTGTTCACGGATCGGATTCGCCGGAGTCGGCGGCCCGCGAGATCGAGCTCTGGTTCCCCGGCCGGTAG
- a CDS encoding DUF4233 domain-containing protein — protein MTAQPPDPWKSFRGVMAGTLILEAIVVLLALPVVGAVGPGLTPLSTAYVVGFAVLLVLMAGVQGRPWAIWANLGVQLILVAGWFIYPAVGFVGLLFGVVWLLIAYLRAEVLRRQKRGLLPGQRPADD, from the coding sequence ATGACCGCGCAGCCTCCGGATCCGTGGAAGAGCTTCCGGGGGGTGATGGCCGGCACCCTGATCCTCGAGGCCATCGTCGTGCTGCTGGCGCTGCCGGTGGTCGGCGCCGTCGGGCCCGGGCTCACGCCGCTATCGACCGCCTACGTCGTCGGGTTCGCCGTGCTGCTGGTGCTCATGGCGGGCGTGCAGGGCCGGCCGTGGGCCATCTGGGCCAACCTCGGCGTGCAACTGATCCTGGTCGCCGGATGGTTCATCTACCCGGCGGTGGGTTTCGTCGGGCTGTTGTTCGGCGTGGTGTGGCTGCTGATCGCCTACCTGCGTGCGGAGGTGCTCCGTCGGCAGAAGCGAGGCCTGCTTCCGGGGCAGCGGCCGGCCGACGACTAG